The Sandaracinaceae bacterium genome has a window encoding:
- the bcp gene encoding thioredoxin-dependent thiol peroxidase — MIEEGKKAPAFTLDSSEGGKVKLKDQAGKWVVIYFYPRDMTPGCTTEAQDFRDAAKALEKHEAVVFGVSKDSVESHCKFRDKHDLNFALLSDPDGKVIEKYGAWGEKNMYGRKSMGIIRSTVIIDPAGKVRKIFPKVRVKGHVEKVLEALDALQSG, encoded by the coding sequence ATGATCGAAGAAGGAAAGAAGGCGCCCGCGTTCACCCTCGACTCTTCCGAGGGGGGCAAGGTGAAGCTGAAGGACCAGGCCGGGAAGTGGGTGGTGATCTACTTCTACCCGCGCGACATGACGCCCGGTTGCACCACCGAGGCCCAGGACTTCCGGGACGCCGCGAAGGCGCTCGAGAAGCACGAGGCGGTGGTCTTCGGCGTCAGCAAGGACAGCGTCGAGTCCCACTGCAAGTTCAGGGACAAGCACGATCTGAACTTCGCGCTGCTGAGCGACCCCGACGGCAAGGTCATCGAGAAGTACGGGGCCTGGGGCGAGAAGAACATGTACGGGCGAAAGTCGATGGGGATCATCCGGAGCACGGTGATCATCGACCCCGCGGGCAAGGTCCGGAAGATCTTCCCGAAGGTCCGCGTGAAGGGCCACGTCGAGAAGGTGCTCGAGGCCCTCGACGCGCTGCAGAGCGGGTGA
- a CDS encoding segregation/condensation protein A: protein MSETSLEPLDPDFQISLPDFEGPLDLLLHLIRKHELDILDLPIAFVTERYLQYVTLMEKLDLDIASEYLVMAATLAHIKSKMLLPQEPDDQDDEEPEDEIDPRAELIRRLLEYQKYKVAAEQLGSRPIPGRDVFGRGSEAPRASGPPPLASTSLFKLLDAFNSVLKRAQADLAFEITPEGVSIQDRMRQLTDVLRERREVRFEDLFEENVTVYDLVITFMAILEMAKRRLVKIYQSDAHSPIHLRSTVVSEDDDGEDERDQPSAFPRSEGGDASDDAAPTPEPEAQSSSGLELGDEERPEAAESESGAAPESAAAPASESAAAPASESAAAPTSESAAAPASESAAAPDSESAAAPESAAVPESAAESAPASAAAPASAAAPAAVPDSAAAPESAAAPESAAAPESAAAPESAAAPESAAAPDSAAAAAPASAAAPASAAVPASAAVPASAAAPASAAAPESVTAPDSAPDSAPDSAPESAAAPESAAAPESVAAPESVAAPESVAAPESAPDSAPDSPHDASATAPDSAPDASATAPDSAPAGVSESAAASESAATPGSQLATSAAPDFDSEDTPGPAAAAPQTDHGTAPELADGRESATARAPESAEPGSEPARTAPTATESGLEETESDFANGAEPESAGPELTAAPESATTAPEPESATARAPESGSEPAPTAPTAAESGLEETESGFANGAEPESAGLESVAGPELAAAPESATTAPEPELWAAAGVSGPESQSAGLESAFEAAPAASGSEPEGEPASNSSTAPESETAHPFDTVTAAASAPQYAAASESETSAAATGSASGTGTELESAFDAEPAAYESEREGEPPLESETSSESKMDSESAFAAASEPEAASESGRESASAFNAAHIESATAPESATAPESATAPESATAPESATAPESATAPESATAPESATGPESVTALESESATARESATAPESATAPESATAPESATASESATASESATASESATAPESATAPQSTTAFESATAPESGTAELETAAAPAAAPVFETAPGFVAAPATGTESGSAESATAAASAAPEDEAAPTFALATEETASELDAAPVTAPEKAEPDPAGSDAQQAVALGWESAAGETGEFLSVRGPSEAASDAGATTPPDVTGLGSEQEHEVDEALEPTAAVDWAEGDAAALAVESPSEPDATGLGPTAEAASGAEPFGRGHAAGSAGPETAPAAAQPGFADGSESAAAPALVEPTPSEGDSWPAEEVDGFREPPVAPWSPRADAPDEAESAAAGLASHGEAMSEPAAVVYGPHAPLSREGEAAEEQYEDQDQDDAEGDDADGDRGDGTLDPHRDSGMNGDPGDEEDPPT, encoded by the coding sequence GTGTCCGAGACGTCCCTCGAGCCCCTGGATCCCGACTTCCAGATCTCGCTGCCTGACTTCGAGGGGCCGCTCGATCTGCTCCTGCATCTGATCCGGAAGCACGAGCTGGACATCCTGGACCTCCCGATCGCCTTCGTGACGGAGCGCTATCTCCAGTACGTCACGCTGATGGAGAAGCTCGATCTGGACATCGCGAGCGAGTACCTCGTGATGGCCGCGACGCTGGCCCACATCAAGAGCAAGATGCTCCTGCCGCAGGAGCCGGACGACCAGGACGACGAGGAGCCGGAGGACGAGATCGATCCCCGCGCCGAGCTCATCCGGCGCCTCCTGGAGTACCAGAAGTACAAGGTCGCGGCCGAGCAGCTGGGCTCGCGTCCCATCCCGGGGCGAGACGTCTTCGGGCGCGGATCGGAGGCGCCCCGCGCGAGCGGGCCACCGCCGCTCGCGAGCACGAGCTTGTTCAAGCTCCTCGACGCCTTCAACTCGGTGCTCAAGCGCGCGCAGGCGGACCTGGCGTTCGAGATCACGCCGGAGGGCGTCAGCATCCAGGACCGCATGCGCCAGCTCACCGACGTGCTTCGGGAGCGGCGCGAGGTCCGGTTCGAGGACCTCTTCGAAGAGAACGTCACGGTCTACGACCTCGTGATCACGTTCATGGCCATCCTCGAGATGGCCAAGCGGCGGCTGGTCAAGATTTACCAGTCGGACGCGCACTCGCCGATCCACCTCCGCTCGACGGTGGTCTCCGAGGACGACGACGGCGAAGACGAGCGCGACCAGCCGTCCGCGTTCCCCCGATCCGAGGGCGGCGACGCGTCGGACGACGCCGCGCCGACGCCCGAGCCCGAAGCGCAGAGCTCCTCCGGGCTCGAGCTCGGAGACGAAGAACGACCCGAGGCTGCCGAGTCCGAGTCCGGTGCCGCGCCCGAGTCCGCTGCCGCACCCGCGTCCGAGTCCGCTGCCGCACCCGCGTCCGAGTCCGCTGCCGCACCCACGTCCGAGTCCGCTGCCGCACCCGCGTCCGAGTCCGCTGCCGCACCCGACTCCGAGTCCGCTGCCGCACCCGAGTCCGCTGCCGTACCCGAGTCCGCTGCCGAGTCCGCGCCCGCGTCCGCTGCCGCGCCCGCGTCCGCTGCCGCGCCCGCTGCCGTACCCGACTCCGCTGCCGCGCCCGAGTCCGCTGCCGCGCCCGAGTCCGCTGCCGCGCCCGAGTCCGCTGCCGCGCCCGAGTCCGCTGCCGCGCCCGAGTCCGCTGCCGCGCCCGACTCCGCTGCCGCTGCCGCACCCGCGTCCGCTGCCGCACCCGCGTCCGCTGCCGTACCCGCGTCCGCTGCCGTACCCGCGTCCGCTGCCGCACCCGCGTCCGCTGCCGCGCCCGAGTCCGTTACCGCACCCGACTCCGCACCCGACTCCGCACCCGACTCCGCACCCGAGTCCGCTGCCGCGCCCGAGTCCGCTGCCGCGCCCGAGTCCGTTGCTGCGCCCGAGTCCGTTGCTGCGCCCGAGTCCGTTGCCGCGCCCGAGTCCGCACCGGACTCTGCACCCGACTCCCCACACGACGCGTCCGCTACCGCACCGGACTCTGCACCCGACGCGTCCGCTACCGCACCCGACTCCGCACCCGCTGGCGTATCCGAGTCCGCTGCGGCCTCCGAGTCCGCGGCAACGCCCGGGTCCCAGCTCGCCACCTCCGCCGCACCTGACTTCGACTCCGAGGACACCCCCGGGCCGGCGGCGGCTGCGCCCCAGACCGACCACGGCACCGCACCCGAGCTCGCAGATGGGCGCGAGTCCGCGACCGCCCGGGCACCCGAGTCTGCCGAGCCTGGTTCGGAGCCGGCGCGCACGGCCCCGACCGCAACGGAGTCCGGGCTGGAGGAGACCGAGTCCGACTTCGCGAACGGCGCCGAGCCCGAGTCGGCAGGCCCCGAGCTCACGGCCGCACCGGAGTCCGCGACCACTGCACCCGAGCCCGAGTCCGCGACCGCCCGGGCACCCGAGTCTGGTTCGGAGCCGGCGCCCACGGCCCCGACCGCAGCGGAGTCCGGGCTGGAGGAGACCGAGTCCGGCTTCGCGAACGGCGCCGAGCCCGAGTCGGCTGGCCTCGAGTCCGTCGCTGGCCCCGAGCTCGCCGCCGCACCGGAGTCCGCGACCACTGCACCCGAGCCCGAGCTCTGGGCCGCCGCCGGAGTGTCCGGACCCGAATCGCAGAGCGCGGGGCTCGAGTCGGCGTTCGAGGCAGCACCCGCTGCATCCGGTTCCGAGCCGGAGGGCGAGCCGGCGTCGAATTCCTCGACCGCTCCCGAATCCGAGACGGCCCACCCGTTCGACACGGTGACGGCCGCCGCGTCGGCGCCGCAGTACGCGGCGGCTTCCGAATCCGAGACGTCCGCCGCCGCGACCGGATCCGCCTCCGGAACCGGTACCGAGCTCGAGTCGGCGTTCGATGCCGAACCCGCTGCATACGAGTCCGAGAGGGAGGGCGAGCCACCACTGGAGTCCGAGACGAGCTCCGAGTCCAAGATGGATTCCGAGTCCGCGTTCGCCGCCGCATCGGAGCCCGAGGCGGCCTCCGAGTCCGGGCGGGAATCCGCGTCCGCGTTCAACGCTGCACACATCGAGTCGGCGACGGCACCCGAGTCCGCGACCGCGCCCGAGTCCGCGACGGCGCCCGAGTCGGCGACGGCACCCGAGTCCGCGACGGCGCCCGAGTCCGCGACGGCGCCCGAGTCCGCGACGGCGCCCGAGTCCGCGACGGGACCCGAGTCCGTGACGGCGCTCGAGTCCGAGTCCGCGACGGCGCGCGAGTCGGCGACGGCGCCCGAGTCGGCGACGGCGCCCGAGTCGGCGACGGCACCCGAGTCGGCGACGGCGTCCGAGTCGGCGACGGCGTCCGAGTCCGCGACGGCGTCCGAGTCCGCGACGGCGCCCGAGTCCGCGACCGCACCGCAGTCCACGACGGCCTTCGAGTCGGCGACGGCGCCCGAGTCCGGAACCGCCGAGCTCGAGACCGCTGCCGCGCCAGCCGCCGCTCCCGTGTTCGAGACGGCGCCCGGGTTCGTCGCCGCGCCCGCGACCGGAACCGAGTCCGGGAGCGCGGAGTCGGCGACCGCGGCCGCATCTGCCGCTCCCGAGGACGAGGCGGCACCCACGTTCGCGCTCGCAACCGAGGAGACCGCGTCCGAGCTCGATGCGGCACCCGTCACCGCGCCCGAGAAGGCCGAGCCCGACCCGGCGGGCTCCGACGCGCAGCAGGCGGTCGCGTTGGGGTGGGAGTCGGCAGCGGGGGAGACGGGCGAGTTCCTGTCTGTCCGCGGCCCAAGCGAAGCGGCCAGCGACGCGGGCGCGACCACGCCACCCGACGTGACCGGCCTCGGTTCGGAGCAGGAACACGAGGTCGACGAGGCGCTCGAGCCGACGGCCGCCGTCGACTGGGCGGAGGGCGACGCCGCCGCGCTCGCGGTCGAGTCACCCTCGGAGCCGGACGCGACGGGGCTCGGACCCACAGCAGAGGCCGCGTCGGGGGCCGAGCCCTTCGGACGGGGCCACGCGGCAGGTTCGGCGGGACCCGAGACGGCGCCGGCCGCCGCGCAGCCAGGGTTCGCTGACGGCTCGGAGAGCGCCGCCGCTCCTGCGCTCGTCGAACCGACCCCGAGCGAGGGCGACTCTTGGCCCGCGGAGGAGGTCGACGGCTTCCGCGAGCCGCCTGTAGCGCCCTGGTCGCCGCGGGCCGACGCGCCCGACGAAGCTGAGAGCGCCGCCGCCGGGCTCGCGTCGCACGGCGAGGCGATGTCCGAGCCGGCCGCAGTGGTGTACGGGCCGCACGCGCCCCTCTCGCGCGAGGGCGAGGCAGCGGAGGAACAGTACGAGGACCAGGACCAAGACGACGCGGAAGGCGACGACGCGGACGGGGACCGTGGAGACGGGACGCTTGACCCCCACCGCGACTCCGGTATGAACGGCGACCCCGGCGACGAAGAGGATCCGCCCACGTGA
- the scpB gene encoding SMC-Scp complex subunit ScpB, producing MSKSRRKSRSRKKRRSEEASEVAEETTAGGAPSDEAAELAASADSVAGTAGDASAASADEAVSAEDEAESDAGAESDGEPDADASSEADPELDAESDADADADAESDADAESDADADADAESDADAESDADADADAESDADAESDADADADAESDAESDADAESDADADAESDADAESDADAESDAGSDADAESDADGDADAESDADADAESDPDADAAAGADAAADAESAADASEDDEDGEEAPLPGSDSEKGPGLEKARPGSVSEEHLKTVLESLIFVSDKPVPARRLARVARTKTAEVRKICTRIMHEYEPRGIHLVELAGGYQFRSSPANAPFVREIVAQKPIRLTRAQLETLAIAAYRQPLTRPELEEIRGVDSGSALKVLLDRGVLKILGRKDEPGRPLLYGTTPFFLEFFGLNSLDELPTLKEFSELTDESRALFARKTGEDIESIADIEVPDRVWEEEEEEEDDEDDEEGGDSDSDSDSDSDSDADPDADPDADPDADPDADPDADPDSDPDSDPDSDPDSDPDSDPDSDPDSDPDAVPDADADPEELEMDRRRYDDDDDDDDGDDGDDDDDDDDDDDDGDDDGDGDDDDDGEDDEDDEDDDGEDGEDGEDGEDGDDGEDGDGDGDDDDDDDDRVGSDEDDDLDDEDELESEDEEEDPDEEE from the coding sequence GTGAGCAAGTCGCGACGCAAGAGCCGCTCGAGAAAGAAGAGGCGCTCGGAGGAGGCCAGCGAGGTCGCGGAAGAGACGACCGCGGGAGGTGCTCCGTCCGACGAGGCCGCAGAGCTCGCAGCGTCCGCCGACTCGGTCGCCGGGACCGCGGGGGACGCTTCGGCGGCAAGCGCTGACGAAGCGGTCAGCGCCGAGGACGAAGCGGAGTCGGACGCGGGCGCCGAGTCCGACGGTGAGCCGGACGCAGACGCCAGCTCGGAGGCGGATCCGGAGTTGGATGCGGAGTCGGACGCGGATGCCGATGCCGATGCTGAGTCGGACGCGGACGCTGAGTCGGACGCCGATGCGGATGCGGATGCGGAGTCGGACGCGGATGCTGAGTCGGACGCCGATGCGGATGCGGACGCGGAGTCGGACGCGGATGCTGAGTCGGACGCCGATGCGGATGCGGATGCGGAGTCGGACGCGGAGTCGGACGCGGATGCGGAGTCGGACGCGGATGCGGATGCGGAGTCGGACGCGGATGCGGAGTCGGACGCGGATGCTGAGTCGGACGCGGGGTCGGACGCGGATGCTGAGTCGGACGCCGATGGCGACGCGGATGCTGAGTCGGACGCCGATGCGGATGCGGAGTCGGACCCCGATGCGGACGCGGCTGCCGGTGCGGACGCGGCTGCCGATGCCGAGTCGGCCGCCGACGCATCGGAAGATGACGAGGACGGCGAGGAAGCGCCGCTGCCCGGCTCGGACTCCGAGAAGGGCCCCGGCCTCGAGAAGGCTCGCCCCGGCTCCGTCAGCGAGGAGCACCTCAAGACGGTGCTCGAGTCGCTCATCTTCGTGTCGGACAAGCCCGTCCCCGCCCGTCGCCTGGCCCGCGTCGCGCGGACCAAGACCGCGGAGGTGCGGAAGATCTGCACCCGGATCATGCACGAGTACGAGCCGCGCGGGATCCACCTGGTGGAGCTGGCGGGCGGGTATCAGTTCCGCTCGAGCCCGGCCAACGCCCCCTTCGTTCGCGAGATCGTCGCCCAGAAGCCCATCCGCCTGACCCGCGCGCAGCTCGAGACGCTGGCCATCGCCGCGTACCGCCAGCCGCTGACGCGCCCGGAGCTCGAGGAGATCCGCGGCGTCGACTCCGGGTCCGCGCTCAAGGTGCTCCTCGACCGTGGGGTCCTGAAGATCCTGGGGCGCAAGGATGAGCCGGGGCGCCCTCTGCTCTACGGAACCACTCCGTTCTTCCTCGAGTTCTTCGGGCTCAACAGCCTCGACGAGCTGCCCACCCTCAAGGAGTTCTCGGAGCTCACCGACGAGAGCCGCGCGCTCTTCGCGCGGAAGACCGGAGAGGACATCGAGTCGATCGCCGACATCGAGGTCCCCGATCGCGTCTGGGAGGAAGAGGAGGAAGAGGAGGACGACGAGGACGACGAGGAGGGCGGCGACTCGGATTCCGACTCGGATTCCGACTCGGATTCCGACGCCGATCCCGACGCCGATCCCGACGCCGATCCCGACGCCGATCCCGACGCCGATCCCGACGCCGATCCCGACTCCGATCCCGACTCCGATCCCGACTCCGATCCCGACTCCGATCCCGACTCCGATCCCGACTCCGATCCCGACTCCGATCCCGACGCCGTTCCCGACGCCGACGCCGATCCCGAGGAGCTGGAGATGGACCGGCGCAGGTACGACGACGACGACGACGACGACGACGGCGACGACGGCGACGACGACGACGACGACGACGACGACGACGACGACGGGGACGACGACGGCGACGGGGACGACGACGACGACGGCGAGGACGACGAGGACGACGAGGACGACGACGGCGAGGACGGCGAGGACGGCGAGGACGGCGAGGACGGCGACGACGGCGAGGACGGCGACGGCGACGGCGACGACGACGACGACGACGACGACCGCGTCGGGTCCGACGAGGACGACGATCTCGACGACGAAGACGAGCTCGAATCCGAGGACGAGGAAGAAGACCCGGACGAGGAAGAGTAG